A single genomic interval of Pirellulales bacterium harbors:
- the purB gene encoding adenylosuccinate lyase, giving the protein MADSLDHYENPLIKRYASREMSRIWSPQQKFETWRRLWVALAEAEAELGLPISAEQVAELRAHVHDIDFAAADRYERQLRHDVMAHVHAYGDACPVARPIIHLGATSCYVTDNTDLILLRESLELVRSRLARVIDRLAVFAERWAELPCLAFTHFQPAQPTTVGKRAALWAYDLVEDLRDLEHRLASLKALGVKGTTGTQASFLALFDGDHAKVERLEQLVCQKFGFAECYPVTGQTYPRKIDAQVLAVLSGIGQSAHKTATDLRLLQHLRELEEPFEEKQIGSSAMAYKRNPMRAERICSLARFVMHLEGNAASTAATQWFERTLDDSANRRLSLPQAFLAIDAVLILYQNVVDGLVVHPTVIQRRLADELPFMATENLLMAAVARGGDRQELHERIRQHSMAAAARMKEQGASNDLLTRLAGDSAFAGIDVQALGDGRLYTGRAAQQVQQFINQVVAPIRANLADQLVGDAAVRV; this is encoded by the coding sequence GTGGCCGATTCGCTTGACCATTACGAGAATCCCCTCATCAAGCGCTATGCGTCGCGCGAGATGAGCCGCATCTGGAGCCCCCAGCAAAAATTTGAAACGTGGAGGCGGCTGTGGGTGGCATTGGCCGAGGCCGAGGCGGAGCTGGGACTGCCGATCAGCGCAGAGCAGGTTGCTGAACTGCGCGCGCATGTGCATGACATCGATTTTGCCGCTGCCGATCGTTACGAGCGCCAATTGCGCCACGACGTGATGGCGCATGTGCATGCCTATGGCGATGCTTGCCCCGTCGCCCGGCCGATCATCCATCTCGGCGCCACAAGCTGCTATGTCACCGACAATACCGATTTGATTCTGCTGCGCGAGTCGCTCGAACTGGTGCGCTCGCGATTGGCGCGGGTCATTGATCGGCTGGCCGTTTTCGCGGAGCGCTGGGCCGAGTTGCCGTGCCTGGCATTCACACATTTTCAGCCCGCGCAGCCGACCACCGTGGGCAAGCGGGCCGCGCTGTGGGCCTACGATCTGGTGGAGGATTTGCGCGACCTCGAGCATCGGCTAGCGAGCCTGAAGGCCCTGGGGGTCAAAGGCACCACCGGCACGCAGGCCAGCTTTTTGGCGCTGTTTGATGGCGACCACGCCAAGGTCGAACGGCTGGAACAATTGGTTTGCCAGAAGTTCGGATTCGCCGAATGCTATCCAGTGACCGGGCAAACCTATCCCAGAAAGATCGACGCGCAGGTGCTGGCCGTCTTGTCAGGCATTGGTCAGAGCGCGCATAAGACGGCGACCGACCTACGGTTGCTACAACATTTGCGAGAACTGGAAGAACCGTTTGAAGAGAAGCAAATTGGCTCGTCGGCCATGGCGTACAAGCGCAATCCGATGCGGGCGGAGCGAATCTGTAGCTTGGCCCGCTTCGTGATGCATCTGGAAGGCAACGCCGCTAGTACCGCGGCAACGCAGTGGTTCGAGCGGACGCTGGATGATAGCGCCAATCGGCGGCTATCGTTGCCCCAGGCGTTTTTGGCGATCGATGCCGTGCTGATTCTGTACCAGAACGTTGTCGACGGGCTTGTGGTGCATCCGACCGTCATTCAGCGGCGTTTGGCGGACGAGTTGCCCTTCATGGCGACAGAAAACTTGTTGATGGCCGCCGTGGCGCGAGGAGGAGATCGTCAAGAATTGCACGAGCGAATCCGACAGCACAGCATGGCGGCCGCCGCGCGCATGAAGGAACAGGGCGCGTCCAACGACCTGCTGACACGGCTGGCTGGTGATTCGGCCTTTGCGGGGATCGACGTTCAAGCTCTGGGAGACGGTCGGCTCTATACGGGGCGAGCGGCGCAGCAGGTTCAGCAATTTATCAACCAAGTCGTCGCGCCAATCAGAGCGAACCTGGCCGACCAGTTGGTTGGCGATGCTGCTGTGCGGGTGTAG
- a CDS encoding aminotransferase class I/II-fold pyridoxal phosphate-dependent enzyme: MFFDRLSGSFFNPHTLVEMLRHRTQFLAHERAFTYLVDGENEETHLSYQELDRRARAIAAMLQERDLVGERVLLLYPPGLDFIAGFFGCLYAGVVAVTAYPPRMNRSLGRIQAIVSDAGARVALTTQSVLERVTPWFEETPDLGRLEWLTTEETATGIEESWEEPAIDGDTLAFLQYTSGSTGTPKGVMLSHNNLLHNSALISYGFENVRSSSGVFWLPSYHDMGLVGGVVQPIYLGVSNVILSPMAFLQRPIRWLQAISKYRATISGGPNFAYDLCLRKVTPEQRDTLDLSSWHVAFNGAEPVREETLERFAQYFAPCGFRREAFYPCYGLAEATLIVSGGAARKAPRIGVYDGRRLDHGEAATATGHSSAARRLVGCGQSLPDQKVVIVDPDHLTRCPNRTVGEIWVHGPSVAQGYWRRPAESEDTFFARIRNTGEGPFLRTGDLGFLDGGELYVTGRIKDLIIVRGVNHYPQDIELTVEHCDAALRPNSGAAFSCDFGGRSYLVVVQEVERGYQDDVDRLIETIRHAVSREHELQLDAIVLVRPGSVPKTSSGKIQRHACRNAFVKEQLKVVAQWRAATLASAAVQELKEQSAPSLSRAGAPVPKAAHKPGANGHRNHTGNGASWTAHAPKSAPLASTHTARPAKKETSMGAKNGSASRPDTASIGAAVMDMIRCIAAERAVHVTLDTSMAQLGMDSLQRIELQAMIEEHYGGRMPEDVGPQLETVREIVEAVEEYLLDGDAALGPKPSIDAIPPECYRFELYPEYLKLRQNIDAMLAAGTVNPYFMAHEQITNDTAVIAGQEFINFSSYNYLGMSGDPTVMKAAKDAIDRYGTSSSASRLVSGERVIHRELEEALAEFTGAEDAVCFVGGHATNVNAIGHLLGPGDLILHDALAHNSIVQGCLLSGAKHRPFPHNDWRALDRLLADLRTRYRRVMVAIEGAYSMDGDFPDLPRFIEVKKRHKCFLMIDEAHSTGVLGRRGRGIGEYYEAHPGDVDVWMGTLSKAWGSTGGYICGSRELIEYLKYTSPGFVFSCGVAPPAAAAALASIRLLEAEPERIATLQARSRLFLDLAQARGLNTGLSRGTPIIPIVIGNSLHSLELSRALYERGINVQPILYPAVEESASRLRFFITSLHSEEQIRYTVEALAEEAERLDPRYVSRRPVVTDTAAYVAGVGALNVID; the protein is encoded by the coding sequence GTGTTTTTTGACCGCCTTTCTGGCAGCTTTTTCAACCCGCATACTCTTGTCGAAATGCTGCGGCACCGTACGCAGTTTTTGGCTCATGAGCGGGCATTCACGTACCTCGTCGACGGTGAGAACGAAGAAACCCATCTTTCCTACCAGGAACTAGACCGGCGGGCACGAGCGATCGCGGCCATGTTGCAGGAACGCGACCTGGTTGGCGAGCGGGTATTGCTCTTGTACCCGCCTGGGCTGGATTTCATCGCCGGCTTCTTCGGCTGTTTGTACGCGGGGGTGGTCGCCGTGACGGCATACCCGCCGCGCATGAACCGCTCGCTGGGACGAATCCAGGCAATTGTGTCGGACGCCGGTGCGCGAGTCGCCCTGACGACTCAATCGGTGCTGGAACGCGTGACCCCTTGGTTTGAGGAAACGCCCGACCTGGGCAGGCTGGAATGGCTTACCACCGAAGAAACGGCGACCGGCATTGAGGAAAGCTGGGAAGAACCGGCAATTGACGGCGACACCTTGGCCTTTTTGCAATACACATCGGGTTCGACCGGCACCCCCAAGGGGGTGATGCTTAGCCACAACAACCTGCTGCACAATTCGGCGCTGATCTCATACGGTTTTGAGAATGTGCGCTCGTCGTCTGGCGTTTTTTGGCTGCCCAGCTATCACGATATGGGCTTGGTAGGGGGCGTTGTGCAGCCCATCTATTTAGGTGTTTCGAACGTCATCCTGTCGCCGATGGCGTTTTTGCAGCGACCCATCCGCTGGCTGCAGGCCATCTCCAAGTATCGCGCGACCATCAGCGGCGGCCCCAACTTTGCCTATGACTTGTGTTTGCGCAAAGTAACCCCTGAACAGCGCGACACGCTCGACTTGAGCAGTTGGCACGTAGCGTTCAACGGGGCTGAACCAGTGCGCGAGGAGACTCTGGAGCGATTTGCGCAATACTTTGCCCCGTGCGGCTTCCGCCGCGAGGCGTTTTATCCGTGTTATGGGTTGGCCGAAGCCACGCTGATCGTCTCAGGCGGGGCTGCTCGCAAAGCGCCCCGGATCGGCGTTTATGATGGCCGGCGACTCGATCATGGAGAGGCCGCGACGGCGACGGGACACTCTTCGGCGGCACGGCGACTAGTGGGTTGCGGCCAATCGCTGCCCGACCAAAAGGTGGTGATTGTCGATCCCGATCATTTGACCCGCTGCCCCAATCGCACCGTGGGCGAAATTTGGGTCCATGGCCCAAGCGTGGCGCAAGGCTATTGGCGCCGCCCCGCCGAGTCGGAAGACACTTTTTTCGCGCGGATTCGCAACACCGGCGAAGGCCCCTTTCTGCGAACGGGCGACCTGGGCTTTTTGGACGGGGGCGAGCTGTATGTGACCGGCCGCATCAAGGACCTGATCATCGTGCGCGGCGTCAATCATTACCCGCAAGACATTGAGCTGACGGTTGAGCATTGCGACGCCGCGTTACGACCCAACTCGGGCGCCGCGTTCTCCTGCGATTTTGGCGGACGCAGCTATTTGGTCGTGGTTCAAGAGGTTGAACGCGGTTACCAGGACGACGTGGATCGCCTAATTGAAACCATTCGGCACGCCGTGTCCCGCGAGCACGAGCTGCAGCTCGACGCGATCGTGCTGGTGCGCCCTGGCAGTGTCCCTAAAACCTCCAGCGGCAAGATCCAACGCCACGCCTGCCGCAATGCCTTCGTCAAGGAGCAACTTAAGGTGGTGGCTCAGTGGCGCGCCGCGACGCTCGCCTCCGCCGCTGTCCAAGAGCTGAAGGAGCAATCGGCGCCCTCGCTATCCCGCGCCGGCGCGCCAGTGCCAAAGGCCGCGCACAAGCCGGGCGCCAATGGCCACCGCAACCATACCGGCAACGGCGCGAGTTGGACGGCGCACGCCCCCAAGAGCGCGCCCCTTGCCTCGACTCACACCGCCAGGCCCGCGAAGAAGGAGACTTCCATGGGCGCTAAAAACGGCAGCGCCAGTCGACCCGACACGGCCAGCATCGGCGCCGCGGTCATGGACATGATTCGCTGCATCGCCGCCGAACGCGCCGTGCATGTGACGCTTGACACTTCCATGGCGCAGTTGGGCATGGACTCGCTGCAACGCATCGAGCTGCAAGCGATGATCGAAGAGCACTACGGAGGCCGCATGCCGGAAGATGTGGGCCCGCAGCTCGAAACGGTGCGTGAAATCGTCGAGGCGGTGGAGGAGTATTTGCTGGATGGCGACGCGGCGCTGGGCCCCAAGCCGTCGATCGACGCCATTCCGCCCGAGTGCTACCGCTTTGAGCTGTACCCCGAGTATCTCAAGCTGCGGCAAAACATCGACGCCATGCTGGCGGCCGGAACGGTGAACCCCTACTTCATGGCGCACGAGCAAATCACCAACGACACCGCGGTGATCGCCGGCCAGGAGTTCATCAACTTCTCCAGTTACAACTATCTGGGCATGTCGGGCGATCCCACGGTGATGAAGGCGGCCAAAGATGCCATCGACCGTTATGGCACCTCGTCGTCGGCCAGCCGTCTGGTGTCCGGCGAGCGCGTGATTCACCGCGAATTGGAAGAAGCCTTGGCCGAGTTCACTGGTGCCGAGGACGCCGTGTGCTTCGTGGGCGGACATGCCACCAACGTCAATGCGATTGGCCATCTGCTCGGCCCCGGCGATCTGATCCTGCACGACGCGCTGGCCCACAACAGCATCGTGCAAGGCTGCCTGCTCTCCGGCGCCAAGCATCGCCCCTTCCCGCACAACGATTGGCGCGCGCTCGACCGTCTGCTGGCCGACCTGCGCACCCGCTATCGTCGCGTGATGGTGGCGATTGAAGGGGCATATAGCATGGACGGCGACTTCCCCGATCTGCCGCGCTTTATCGAAGTGAAGAAGCGTCATAAGTGCTTCTTGATGATCGACGAGGCGCACTCGACCGGCGTGCTGGGTCGCCGTGGCCGCGGCATCGGCGAATACTACGAAGCTCATCCTGGCGATGTCGACGTGTGGATGGGCACGCTGAGTAAGGCGTGGGGGAGCACCGGCGGCTACATTTGCGGCAGCCGCGAGTTGATCGAATACCTCAAATACACCTCCCCCGGGTTTGTATTTAGCTGCGGCGTCGCGCCCCCGGCGGCGGCGGCGGCCCTGGCCTCGATCCGGCTATTGGAAGCCGAGCCAGAACGGATCGCCACGTTGCAAGCGCGTTCGCGGTTGTTCCTCGATCTGGCGCAAGCTCGCGGCCTGAACACCGGGCTGAGCCGTGGAACCCCAATTATCCCGATCGTGATCGGCAACTCGTTACACTCGTTGGAGTTGTCTCGCGCGCTATACGAGCGCGGCATCAACGTGCAGCCGATTCTCTACCCGGCGGTGGAAGAAAGCGCTTCGCGGCTGCGGTTTTTCATCACCTCGCTGCATAGCGAGGAGCAGATCCGCTATACGGTGGAGGCGCTGGCCGAAGAGGCCGAGCGGCTGGATCCACGCTATGTGTCGCGGCGGCCAGTGGTGACCGATACCGCCGCGTATGTGGCGGGCGTGGGGGCGTTAAACGTGATCGATTAA